A segment of the Zonotrichia albicollis isolate bZonAlb1 chromosome Z, bZonAlb1.hap1, whole genome shotgun sequence genome:
ATAAAATCCTTCTTCACCCTTGGttgctgtgtttgtgcacaAGAGAAGAGATGGAGATCATGTCAGAACCTCAACACCACAGGGAGTGGGCTGAAGTTTGGGAAAGGATGGATGGTCTGCCCTTCCCCATTCATGGTGGCAAGTGCAAGGGGGAGATTGGTGTCGGTGATTGTGGGAGTCACAAGTCATGCAGGTACAGGCCATGATATCTCTGTGCTTGGCTGGCAGATCTAGCTCTGACTGCATCATTCAGCTCCTACTGCTGCCTGATGGGCTCTTTTTGCTTTGGCAAAAAGTTCATAGAAAACATAAACCTGGTACAAAGTCATCACTGctctgatgatttttttttaatgtgagttGGGCTTGGGCTATCTTGCCTTTCTATTCACTTGCCCTGGTTCTGCTGAGAGTTTGTGCATCTGAATTCCTGCAGAATTTGCTGTACAAGACAAGACCTGCCCAGAGGTGAATTTTCCTCACATCATTGCTCTTTTTCAGGTCATGGCATTCTACATGTCTGGTTTCTGGCAATGCCTCCACTCTGTGTTGCTCTCTTCCAGATGTGAATGCCTtcagttcagttgctgaaaatGAGGATGCGCTCCTCAAGCACTTATTTGAAGGCTATCAGAAATGGGTCCGCCCTGTGGAAAACTCCAACGACACCATCAAAGTCCTTTTTGGGTTAAAGATATCACAGCTTGTGGATGTGGTAAGTGTTGTGTTCTTAAAACACCACTTTTATAGATAGTTATGCCTTCACCTGGGAGGACTGGTAATGTAATTAGCTTTTGCCTCCTGTCACAAGAAATGCCCAGTGATGGTTGGGCAGCAAAACACTGAGCATGAAATGCTGCTGGTGATACAACCTTCTCCCCACCCCGTTCCCCTCCACCCACAGCATGGACTGTAGGACTCATTTGTTTTGAAGGAAACCTGAAGGTCCTTTTTTCCCTATTGTTCTTAGGGAATATGGCCTAATGTCCATAAGGTTTTGATCAAACAACCCATGCCAGACAGTCCTTGACATCTGTGTTGCAATTTAATGACAAGACATCTACAGGAGAGGACTGAGGAAGAGTAAGAGCTGGCTGTGTGTTATTCATTCCAAGCAAGCTAGCATTGATGCCAAAGATAGTTCAAGTCTTAACCCAGCTGGTCACTAAGATAAAACTCTAGAGGCAGCATAGCTAATCCtgtgttttttcccttctggaaattttcccttctctttctgctGCAGTGCACAGTGGAATTTGCACAATGCCCAGAGGTACCCACACAACAATGTGCTCCTTACATCCGCCAGCCCCTGGTAACCTCCCCTTGTGCTGTGGAAGGCACACTCTAATTTTGTGCTTTATTTACATGTTTAGGACAATGTTTCAGCTTGTATCTTCCCTAACtccctccaggctgagcagtgtGGGGAGATGAGCCATCCTATGAGCCCACAAGCACGTGTGACCTGATTCTACTTGCTGTCTGAGCCCTGGCTGCATCCTGGGTCTTTGGCATATGATTCCTTTGAGCTCGGGAATGCCAGATCTCAGTTTCCCAGCCTCAGGGGCTCCCAGTGATAGCAGGGACAGTACCTAGAAAGTCAGTCACTTTCCCTTAGTGGTGACTGAAGAGCCCAAGCCCATGGGGAAACAGGACCATAGGGATCTCCTCATCTTGGCACAGGGTTGGACTCAGCAGGCACAGGGTCTGTTCCTAATGGCTGCTTTGGTATTACAatcctctctccctgtctcacTCTAGGATGAGAAGAATCAGCTGATGACAACCAACGTATGGCTGAAACAGGTAAATTAGACCACATCACACCTCCCTTTTCCCCAGGGGAACTGCTGAGCTAAGTAGCCATTTCAGTTTTCTGCCCACTGTGCCATCCATCCCATTTCATGATGCTGAGATGCTTGGCCAGCACCAAGATACCTAACTTGAAGTTCTTCTTCGCTCTTCACCCTTCAGCCTACGTACAGAGACAGAAAGGCAGGCAAGTAGGCCTTTAGGACATAGGGTACCCTCTTCTCCTGACCTGCACCCCAGCTGTGTGCTCAAGCCAGTATTTATTTCAGGAAAGCTGGTATTGCAGTGGCTATCCCTGGGATGTTGTATGTGCCCTGAGGGACTATCCTGTCTCATACTTAGAGGTGACACAAGTACTGTCTCCCTTGTCTGAGCCAAGAGTGGTGCCTCGGATAGACTTCTTCATTCCTCAGCATATGTAAAGACAAAGAAGAGGCCAGTACGTTACatacacgcacacacacacacacacacacccaccaCAGACCTTTTCCCATTAAAAGCTGTAGCAAATTAatcagattaattttttttatgataGAAAGATCATTAATTTTAATGATCTTTCTATCATAATTGCTTCTGGAACAGATGGTGATTTATACAAATGATGGAAAGGTGCAAGTTGAACTGTTAGGTCTCCTTTCTTCTTCACTCCTGAAGAACACTGTTTTTGGTTTAGGTTACATTGCACCAGTTTATTGACCTTGTGACAATTATTTTAAGTCTCTCAGCCTTGTGAGTATCTGTAAAGATGTCAGCTGATCCTGGGCAGAGGACATAAAAAACAAACCGTACTTGAAATCATGCCATGAGGAAAAGTTCTTGGGGGTCACTGGGCTGGTGGATGAGAAATGTGACTCAATTTTTGTCTCAGTCTGGTTACTGTACTGCTGCAGTGAGTGTGAGATTCTGGCTGGAGCAAGACCCCTAAAACCAATATGGGTATTGCGTGTAAAGATGATCTTTCCCTTGAAGAGGGAGAAGCTCAGCCCTTCCCTCACTGTGGGGAAGACAGGATTTTCCCCTTTTGCTGGAGAAATTTCTCTCTAGTCCAAATACAACTGCTGGGAACGTGTCCTGAATTATCTGCAGTATTACGATTTCCCCACCTTTAGCTGCAATTGTAGAGCCCCTTTTGTGCACAAGGCCACATCTTGGCTCCCTTTGGGTACCCACTTGGGCAGACAGCAGAACTCATCTGCCCTCATCTGTCCTCTCCCCTTTCCAACCCTCTCCTGGAACCCATCTTCACCTGCAGGTCCAAGCCCTGTGCACTGTAGACAAACTGATTTCTCTGGAAGCCTTTGGAATCCTCAGATTTTAGCTAGGACAGCTCAGAGAAACTCTGGACTGTGATTTCCCAGAGTTGGGCTCTCTGGAATTGTTACCATTTCTAATACCACTTCTCCATTTAATGAGCTGAGAGCATCAAGACCCAAGGTAATGTACAAGGAGTGGAAAATGAGGAATTGGCTGTGGTTTTCACATGTATAAGTGCCCTCAGGAGCTCAGGCTGAGCACTAAATACCTGTGCCCGACCCAGATGTCCCGCTGTGGATGTTGTGTGTTCATgtagcccagctccctcagttttTCTTTGTAAGAGGGATGATTCAGTCCCCTCATCATCTTTGTTACCCCTGCTGGACTTGTATTGTCCATGTTTTCTctgtcctgaggagcccaggaTTGGACACAGAGCTCCAGATCTTTCTCACCAGATGTGCTGAGTAGAACTCCAGATGTGCTGAGCAGAGGAacaggatcacctccctcaacctgctggcaatgctctcCCTAATGCACCCCAGGGTCCCATTGGCCTTGGCCCCCAGGACACACTactggctcatggacagcttgttgtccaccaggacccctaggtccttctccacagagctgttTCCCAGCAGGtcacccccagcctgtgctggtgcctggggttgttcctccccaggtgcaggaccctgaACTTGCCTCTGTTACATTTCAGATGTTTCTTCTCTTCCCATCCCTCCAACTTGTCAAGGTCcctctgaagggctgcacaTCCCTCTGGGGTGTTGGCCACTCCTGTGAACTTTGTGTCATGCTGAGATGGCATCTGTGCCTTGATCCAAGTCATTGGTGAATAAGTTAAACAGCACTGGGCCAAGTATGGAACCTtgggggacaccaccagtgACAGGCTTCCAGCCTGACCCTGTGGCCCCGATTACAAGCTCTTTGGGATCTGCCTTTCTGCCAGGTCTCAACCCACCTCGCTGTTCACTCATCTAGTCCAAACATCCTGAGTTTGCCTACAAGGATGTTCTGAGAGAGACAGTGTTGAAAGCCTTGCTGTAATCAAGGTAGACAATATCCAGTGCTCTCTCTTGACCATCCAGGGAGTTGTTTAATCGTAGAAAGCAATGGGGTTGGTCAAGCATGATTTACTTTTAGTGAATCCATGCTCCTGATCACATTCATAATTTCTCAGCAAGAGCCTTAAATTTCTTGGATAAGCAAACCTAAACCAcaagcattttcttttcctttttttgttaaCCTCAAACATCCTGGTGCTCAAGATGGTGGGACTTGATACACAAGCAGGCTGACACACAAGATTCAGAGGAGCCTTTAGTGGTTGCTGAGAAAGGGTCTGGATTCAGGCAAGCTATGACCCCCTGCTAGCAAGGGTCAAGAATCTGAGTCTCGTGGTTTTTGTTCCACTAGTAGTGGGTTAAACTCTTCAATGACAGCACAGAAATGGAAATTTGGTAGaacaggaggaaggagagagcaaTTGCAATGTCTGGAGCAGCTtggaaaaaatggagaagagAGGAAAGAGCCTTATGCATCTGATGCTATGGTTTGTGTCAGCATAGCCCACAGGGAGATTCCTGTTTTAAACTGCTCATCTTCCAAGTCTACACTCAGCCTATTTTCTGCTCTAGTAAGAAGAAACAACCATTTGCCTTGCAGACACGAAAGAGCACTTTAGCTGGGAGAGAAATCAATGCAGGGCAGGAAGAAAGTGTGGAGTATTGCAGATGGAGCAAATCGCCCAGGCCGAGAGGCTGCTCCAGTTCAACTCCAGAGGGATGATTCTATCTCCAGGTGGCTCACAGAGTATTTGCTGCTCTTGTGTTAGGAGGCTACAAGATGACTGTGTTGGTTGCTGCTTGGCCCTGTCCATCCACTTGCATGATGTGTGTTTCCAGCCTAAGCCTCATTGTACCTATTACAGGAAGTGTCCAGGACATAGGTGAGACTGTGACCACTTAACAGCCTAGGCTTCTGGAGACATCTGTTAGAAAACCATCTTCAGGAAAAAGATCATGCTAAAAGTAGTGTACTCTGTCCCTCATTCTGAGACTATGAGCAGCAATGGCCCCTCCTCTCGTTCCACACCTGAACAATATAAAATCTCTCCAGTATAGCTGTGAAAAGCATGTGGATTCAAAGAAATAAGAAGGGAACCATATGGAGAATTAATAGACAATATTGCTTTTTTGGTTCATCCTTAAGTCATGAAGGAAATTACTCAGTGAAGGCTGAGACCTCTGCATCCCTGGAGGTCTCTTAGTGCTGCAGCTTAATGGTTAATCTTCCACTTCTTGGTATTGACCACAGTCTACAGCTCTTGTATGACATTGCTGCTATTTCTGTGGGCAAATGAATATCCTCATCAATAATGAACAAGGAGCAGAGAGCTGATTTTCCATTGCCTTTCTGTGGAAATTTCCAGGTTGTTGGAGCCACTTTGTTATGACCTCCctatctgaaaataaaaaaaaaaagagactaaGTTATTCTAGAGTTCAACAGGATGGAAATGGAGAGGATTCTCCCTGCTTTTATAACCAAATACTTTACAATAACACCATATTATTTTTCCTGCAACAGTCTGCAGGTCTATCTGATGAAagaccaattttttttttttcaaggacaGTGTACAGATATTAGGTATTATATTCCATTTACTGAAAAAAGCCAGGTCTCCACTGAAAAGTGAATTAAGGCCACCTCTTAGTCATTTGAGTGCTAGTACCTGCATCACCTAGGGTCCATGGAGTCTGTGCCAGCCAAAACCATCTTGGGCTGGTTCTCAGAGGGAAGGAAAGCTGCTGCACTAAAAGGAAGCGGCTCCTTCATTTTAGACTACTCTCATGTGGGCTGTGGAGGGTGGTGAGTGAAGTGAGAGTCAAGTGCTCTCCAGGAGTGCTGGCTTTGAGGTTGCTAGCCTACGGATGGGTTCTTGGGTCTCACCTGTGTCTGGAGGAGCAGTGCCTGTGGGGATCAACACCTCCCAGCCATGCCTGTCTGGCACCCtctctgcagctgagcagcctcagagcaggttctgcctgctctgctgtgctgtgctgtacGTGCAGCTGTTGAGGCACATGCGGGGGTGAGGAAAGAGGCCGCTGTTTATCAGTGGGCAGAGGACTCTGCTGTTTTGTTATAGGAATGGATCGACCACAAGCTCTCCTGGAATCCAGATGAATATGGTGGGATCACTGCTATCCGGGTTCCCTCTGAGTCTCTGTGGCTTCCTGACATCGTTTTGTTTGAAAAGTAAGTAGCATGGCTCCTTGCTCTGGGCTTGGGCCACAGCTTGGGCAAGGCATGTCAGCTACTGTGAGGCTTGTGTGTGCTGTCAGAAGGCTGCTTCTTTAGGCTGTGTGAATGTTGTGCACCTTGTGCTCCAGGTGAGGGATGGAAAACAGAGCTCAAATGGGGTATGACTGGGGCAAACATAGTTTTGAACTTGGTACTGTTTCTTCCTGTCCAACTCCCAGTGCTGATGGACGTTTTGAGGGATCCTTGATGACCAAAGCCATAGTGAAGTACAATGGAGTGGTGACCTGGACACCACCGGCCAGTTATAAGAGCTCCTGCACAATGGATGTGACCTTCTTCCCCTTCGACAGGCAGAACTGCTCCATGAAGTTTGGGTCGTGGACTTATGATGGCAATATGGTGGACTTGATTTTAGTGGATGAAAATGTAGACAGGAAAGACTTCTTTGATAATGGGGAGTGGGAGATCTTAAACGCCAAAGGTATGAAAGGCAACAGGAAGGATGGGCTGTACTCTTACCCATTTGTCACTTACTCCTTTGTATTGAGGCGCCTTCCATTGTTTTACACTCTTTTCTTAATAATCCCTTGCCTGGGCTTGTCTTTTCTAACTGTCCTGGTGTTTTACCTACCTTCAGATGAAGGTGAAAAGCTTTCATTATCAACGTCAGTTTTAGTCTCCCTCACTGTTTTCCTTTTAGTGATTGAGGAAATAATCCCTTCTTCTTCCAAAGTCATCCCTCTGATCGGTGAGTATCTGCTCTTCATCATGATTTTTGTGACCCTCTCTATCATCGTGACTGTGTTTGTTATCAATGTCCACCACCGATCCTCAGCGACTTACCATCCCATGGCACCCTGGGTCAAAAGGCTCTTTCTCCAGAAGTTGCCTCGTCTGCTCTGCATGAGGGCCCATGTAGATCGCTACTCACTCTCAGAGACTGAAGAAAAGGGAACCACCTCGAAATCAAAGTTTCTGGGGAAGCAGAAATACAAGCAAGCAAAAGACGGAGAAAAAATTGTTATTGCCTTtctggaaaaggcagcagaCTCCATTCGGTACATTTCCAGGCACGTTAAAAAGGAGCATTTCATCAGACAGGTAGGTGGAGGGAGGGCAAGGAGGGAATTCCTTGGCAGCAATGGCTTCCAagcactttccttttcttcataCTTTTCCCtttgcctcttcctcctgctctcctctgaCATATTCTTTCTCAGACTTTGATAAATGTTTTTGGAGACAAACCATAGCTTCAAGGACAAGTGTATTGTTCTGTGAGTCCATGCTCTTTGCAGATATAAGAGACTCTAGGAGCCTCTCCTGAGGAATTCctggtttgggtttatttgaAAAACCTTGTCCTCTGTAAGTTTGGGATACACACAAATCTGGAAGCCTCTAAACTCATATGCTCAAAAATGTAACTTTTACTCTTAAAGGCAAGCTCTATGGCATTTGCCAGGTGTCAGTCCTGGCCTTCTAACACATACTATGCACTGCATAGTTGCTCTTTTTTGAGTGAAGGTTTTCTAGATTTTCACTAACACCTGTTTAGATTTTCACTAACACCTGTTTAGATTAGTTCCCAACTACTATCCTTCACCTCTCAATGAGCCTCCTGGCTTTTAAAATAGCAAATTACTGTGTTTGCAAACAATGAATCTCATGCAAGGGTAGGACAGTACAGCAATTGGCATGCATTTGGAAAAACATCTGTTAGCATCCTCCTAGCAAGAGCTAGGGCTTTGTTTAAAGTGTGCTGAGAGGACTACTGCAGAAAGAAGAACAGTAAATCACACATGTAGTATGTGAACACATACTGTCCGTGACTAATACCTGTTTGaagctgaaataattttaataaaaaggtTCCTTGAATCACCTTAATAAATAGCACTTTTCTGTATGCATAGTTGTGCCAGCACTCACCATTCAAAATTCCCTTCCTGAGTGTAACCAATCTGAGTCAACAAATCACGCAAAAACAAGTAAATCGAACTGCTTGTACTGGAATCAATGCCTGTGTCCAAGTGCTGCGCCAGAACTTCATCCTGGCATTTACAGGGAGATGCAGATCTCCCTGTAAGAAGTCCAGTTCAGTGGAAAGCCATCCTCAAGGCTAAGTCTAAATTTTCCTATATGCACTTAACTAAAAGCTTTTGTGCAGGCTGAGGAAATCTCATCACCATGTGTGTAGAACCATGGCATTGCTTTGGGGGTTTGAGTGATTTGCAGCTATGAATGCTGAAAATGTGATCTCTATTAGGCTACCACATACTACAAATGTCTAATTTTAAAACCAGATTTGTGGAGTTGAAATGTATGTAGCAGTATCAACACAGTACAAGGCACTGTTCCCATTTACATCTATCCTCCTTCTGTCCTTCCCAGGTTGTACAAGACTGGAAGTTTGTAGCTCAAGTCCTGGATCGGATCTTCCTGTGGTTATTTCTGGTGGTGTCAGTGACGGGTTCAGTCCTCATCTTTACCCCTGCATTACGGATGTGGTTGAACAACACTTTGTAGAAAACACTCCCTCAGTAACATACAACAAGAATGGTGGCAAGGGACAGTGGTGCCTTGGAGCTTGGTCTCTACTATACAAGAGGGCAAGCAGCAGCAAGAATGAGGGAAAGTCATGGTAACAGTCGGCATTTATTAGTAGTGCTTTCAATCTTAATAATAACTATACCAGTTA
Coding sequences within it:
- the CHRNB3 gene encoding neuronal acetylcholine receptor subunit beta-3 isoform X1, which produces MLCLVLIVLCLSRSDVNAFSSVAENEDALLKHLFEGYQKWVRPVENSNDTIKVLFGLKISQLVDVDEKNQLMTTNVWLKQEWIDHKLSWNPDEYGGITAIRVPSESLWLPDIVLFENADGRFEGSLMTKAIVKYNGVVTWTPPASYKSSCTMDVTFFPFDRQNCSMKFGSWTYDGNMVDLILVDENVDRKDFFDNGEWEILNAKGMKGNRKDGLYSYPFVTYSFVLRRLPLFYTLFLIIPCLGLSFLTVLVFYLPSDEGEKLSLSTSVLVSLTVFLLVIEEIIPSSSKVIPLIGEYLLFIMIFVTLSIIVTVFVINVHHRSSATYHPMAPWVKRLFLQKLPRLLCMRAHVDRYSLSETEEKGTTSKSKFLGKQKYKQAKDGEKIVIAFLEKAADSIRYISRHVKKEHFIRQVVQDWKFVAQVLDRIFLWLFLVVSVTGSVLIFTPALRMWLNNTL
- the CHRNB3 gene encoding neuronal acetylcholine receptor subunit beta-3 isoform X2, with the translated sequence MLCLVLIVLCLSRSDVNAFSSVAENEDALLKHLFEGYQKWVRPVENSNDTIKVLFGLKISQLVDVDEKNQLMTTNVWLKQEWIDHKLSWNPDEYGGITAIRVPSESLWLPDIVLFENADGRFEGSLMTKAIVKYNGVVTWTPPASYKSSCTMDVTFFPFDRQNCSMKFGSWTYDGNMVDLILVDENVDRKDFFDNGEWEILNAKGMKGNRKDGLYSYPFVTYSFVLRRLPLFYTLFLIIPCLGLSFLTVLVFYLPSDEGEKLSLSTSVLVSLTVFLLVIEEIIPSSSKVIPLIGCTRLEVCSSSPGSDLPVVISGGVSDGFSPHLYPCITDVVEQHFVENTPSVTYNKNGGKGQWCLGAWSLLYKRASSSKNEGKSW